The DNA sequence TTCCTAGAGTTTGGAACTAGCAACTTATTCTACCGGTTCCTCTGGCTTGGAGTACCAGCTAGTTGGCCATGAGGTAATTTCTCGGATCTGATGTAGGTCAGGTACCACAAGTTTGTGAGGGACCTTGTGAGTGACCTGACCTATAGGAAAAAGCTAACAGTTCTCTTCTGAGCtatgttttgatttaaaaaaaaaatgttggtgtatgtatgtatgtgtgttttgcctggctggtacctgtggaggtcagaagagggtgttggaaccAAAACTACAGACAGTTGTGCACGACCATGTGGGTACAGTGACTGAACCCAGGCCACTACAAGAGCAACGACTATTCTTAaccactctccagcccctgtttttttgttttttgtttttttgttcatttgtttctgtgttttttttgttttttgtttttgtttgtttgttttttgtttgttttctctttttcatgtgtttgcaGTCAGGGTCCATCCTTTGACcagtattcatttatttcatgtgagCTGTGTCCGTGTTTCTGTGGTtgatttttctccctccaaagttACTGCTTTGAGCTTCTGTCCATCACTGGCATTGAAAGCCCATTGCGGTATAGCTGTGAGCTGGGCCAGTCTACAGCCTTCCAGCCCCACCTGTCCCTGGGAGGCCCAGGTCCAACCAAGGGTGCTGACAAGCTTGCCTGCCCCAGGCCCTAGGCGAACCGCTATACCGAGTGAGCACAGGCAACTATGAGTACCGCCTGATCCTGCGCTGCCGCCAGGAGGCTCGAGCCCGCTTCTCCCAGATGCGCAAAGATGTGCTGGAGAAGATGGAGCTGCTGGACCAGAAGCACGGTGAGGGCTGCGTGGGGGGCTCCGAGGCCCATGCTTCCCTAGGAGGTCCTTTCCCAGCATTTAgcccctgggggtggggaggggtgccATTCCAGGCCCTGACAGGAGTCCACCTAGAGTCTGGCTGGGTTGGGGGGCAGAACTTGGGTCCATGATTGACTCACTCAGGCAACCTTTTGTTTCCTGAGCTAAGAGTTTGGAGGACTTAAGTGACCAagtaggccaggccaggcagcctTTGGCTGTGCCCCTTTCTACCCTTCCTAAGCCTGGGGCCCAGGAAGTGTCCCAGCAGGAAGGCCAAACTAGCTCCAGGTCTTTCCTGAGAGGAAGCCATCATAGTCACTGAGCCTGTCTGCTCACCTCCTGCCCCAGTCCAGGACATCGTGTTCCAGCTGCAGCGCTTCGTGTCCACCATGTCCAAGTACTATAATGACTGCTATGCAGTGCTGCGGGACGCCGACGTCTTCCCCATTGAGGTGGACCTGGCACACACCACTCTAGCCTATGGCCCTCACCAAGGCAGCTTCACTGATGGAGAGGAGgacgacgaggaggaggaggatggggcagCTAGGGAAGTGTCCAAGGACGCACGTGGGGCCACTGGGCCTACAGACAAGGGCGGAAGCTGGTGTGACTCCTGAGTGCCCCCTCAAGTGGACCTGGGGGGCAGGGTAGCGGGAGGACTGCAGTGGGAGTGGGGCGGGACCACTGTAGGACAGCGAAGGCATATAGTGGCGCATAAAAGCCTGCTGGCTCGGGGCGCCTGCCTCCCTGCTCCTCTGTCCTTAAACAGTGAACCCAGGCTGCAGCCTGGGACCTGGACTCTAgcccccatccttccttcccacctcccagcTAGAGGGAGAGCTGGGCCTTggacagaaaagagaaggggCTGGAGCCGGTGGAGCACAGGACCTGTCCCTGTGAGCACCTGTGGTGCCAAGCCTGCAGGGAATGGGAGCCAGGTGGACATCCAAGGCTGGGGCCAGTGTACCAGGGCGGCCCCTGAGTCCACATGCACACCTCAGCAGcctatatttatttgtttctggcTTAGCCTCAAGGGCTGGAAGCTGGGCCTGTATTGAATAAACAGAAACCCAGACAATGCATGGGCTCCTTGCAATGGCTCAGACCCTCTGCAGCCAGACCTCAGCTGCCTCCTGGGTCATAAGGGGGGTGGGACACAAAAGCCAGGCGATTCCCTCTGGTCCCTCACTCGGCTCTAGCAGCGCCTCCAGGAGCAGCATCTTCCTCAGAACCACGCATTTTGAGAACGGTGAGTTGCAGCTTGAGTCTGGGTCCTGAGCCTTAACTGTCACCTGCTTCCAGCGTCATCAAGCATTCTTAACCCTTTTTATGTTCCTGGTTGTAAAATAAGCCTTTGGGCAAAGGGGCAGAACGGACCCTGGTCAGGGTCACACGGGGCTGGCTGGGGAGACAGATTAGGAACCTGTTCAGTTCAGAGCCTGGGATGCGAGGAAGATGCTGACATCCTTAGGTTTTGTATGCCTGGCTGTGTGCAGCTCATACTGCAACCCTTACTCTGAAGTCCCATTAGGATAGGGTATGGCCTTCTTGAGAGCACAAAGGGCAAGGAATGTGTGAGCTGGCAGGGTCCAGAGTAGAAAAGTTCCTTTGTGGTTTTGGGCTACAGTCCTGTAGCAAACTTGGTGGGGTTCCTAGGCAGAagctgaagggagagagagactaccCCGAGACCAACAGTGCTGTCCAGCCACACGGAAGGGGCATCCAGTGGATGGACAAAgggaaaaaccaaaacctaaagcTTGGCACCCAGTAACGgtccctgtgtagccctgttcTGCCTTCCCTGTGCATCAGGCAAACGCCTGTCTGGAGCATGGATCAATTCTGCCTCATCAGGAAATTCAGTAAGGTAACATTTGTAAAGGGATTACAGTAGCGCTTGTAAGCACTGTTAAGTGTGGATTGTGGCTCCGTAGATGAGTTTAAGTCACCTGAGCCATGGTCATTGGCAGGGTTCCCCCAATCTTCCTGCCACTTGGATGAACAATGAGGCCCAATGGGACCAGTAGCTGGGAAGGGGCCATTGGTGAGAGGGACTCTACTGAGGTCCCCTAGCTAGGTAGAAATTGGGAGTGAGACAGGAATGTGGTCACATGGGTCAAAGTGCACTGGTTAGGTGTGGTAGTGGATGCTGTAATCCCACACGTGGGTGACTGAGGCAGAATCTGTAATTGAGAGAGGTCCTGTACCATGAATTCCTGTGATGGAGCACAGGTGCCAGGGCCACTGATGAGCAGGCTATCCCCCAGCAGAAGGTGTTCTGACCAAGTGTGTCCTCTAGAGGGGCGACTGCTCAGGGCAGTGAGGGGACACACACCTTGAGAGCCTCCGAGGCTATCTCCTGACCACCTGGCTCCCACGCTCTCCGGGATTAACTCTGTAGTTTCTGCTACTTACCATGACCTTGGACCCTGTGCTTCCCGTGCAGATGGCAGCCAGATGTGCTTCAGCATATAGCATCCCCTCCTGCTATCTCTGGGACCCCTTACCCCCAATTCCTGCTGGAACTCAGGGGGTCTTGGGGAGACCTTTCAGACTCTTACCCCTCCCCTGGCTCAAGTGGCCTAAGCCCCAGCAGAGGCACAGGAACAGAAAGTATCTTTTAGGGGGCCTTTATCAGCCTACAGCAGCTTCACTGTGAACAGGGTCTAACAGATTGGGTTCCCAAGGGAGCACCCAGGCTGGCTCCCCATGTACCAGGCCCTCAGGAAGCCACAGTTTCATCATGCCTTCTGGCCTCGTGCCTCATGGCCACCTATGGACTGATGACCCAGCTCAGGCACAGCCTCCTCTGGTTCTGGGGACCCAGCCCGGGGGCTCAGCACCTCCAGAGCTTCAAGGCCACCTGGCTCCTCAGTGCTGGCAGGCATTGGCTCAGAGTCCCTCTCAGCCTCCACGTCCTCCATGTCACTGGTACCTCCCTCAACAGATGGACCTGATGAGATGTCCTTAGAGCAGCGCAGGCAGCAGTAGGTGGTAACAGCCATGAAGACTCCGGCCAAGGCCACTTCAGAGCCAGCAAGGTAGAAGATGATCTCATAGTTCTTCAGAGCATCCACCAGGCGGCCTAGAGAAATAGGCTGTCAGGGTCCTTCCTACACTACTTTGATGGGGCTTACTGGTGAGATATGTGCCCTGTCACTCTAGCTCTGGGGCCACAGCTCAGCCCAAGCTTCCGGATCTAGCCCCCTCCCAGGTCCCCTTCTCATGCATAAGGACTTCATGCTAACTGCTTAAGAAGGGCCAAGACTTCTGACTAGATGCTATTTGTGTTTCTAcctgagacctctggcttctcctTCACCCGCTGTGGGTGGTACCTGGTCGGAGGAGGAGCTATGGAGGAAGCCCATCAACCAGGCTTTCGAGCAAGGGGCCCTACCTAACCCCTCGTTCTTAGAAGTCATCTAAAGGGTTTCCAGTATACTAATAGGTCCCAGGATTTGCCACCTCTCCTACTACGGTGCGCACCGGCAGAGGGTGGTCCTATGAGTACAGCCACGGCCTCCACGAGCAGCACTAGGCCCAACGCACTAGGGAAGCGGGGCGCACCCACGGTCGCCATGAGCACCTCAAACTGCAGCGCGCCCACCATGCCGTAGGACAGGCCGAAGGCAATGCAGAAAGCCACGAGGGTGCCGTAGGAGCGCGCACGTGCGCTAATCAGGTCCGTGAGTCCATTGGCCAACAGGGCCAGGCTGAAGAGGTAGGGGATGTGGGGTCTCAGGCGCCCCAGACCCGCCAAAGCACCACATGCCGGTCGTGCCACGATGTCCACGAAGCCCACGATGGATAGCAAGAAGGCGGCCTCAGTGTCAGGCACGCCCGCGTCCTTGGCGTAGTTCACCAGCAGGATGGCCGGCACAAAGAGCCCGAGTGCCATCAGGAACTTGGTGACCACGTACACCACGAAAGCACGGTCGGTGCACACTGCCACGTCCAGCAGCCGCCGCCGGCGAGCCGGGCCACCGGGGAGCGCAGGGTTTTGGCGCGGCAGGGATCCAGGGGGTGGACGCATGACGGCCCCACAGGCGCAACAGTGCAGCAGGAGGCCGCCAAACAGCAGGAAGCCGCCCCGCCAGCCGAAGCGCTCCCCCAGCAGCTGCCCGAGCGGCGATAGCATGGACAGAAACACGGGACTGCCCGCCGCTGCCAGCCCGTTGGCCAGGGGCCGTCGCCGCTCGAAGTAGAGCCCCAGCATGATGAGCGACGGCTGGAAGTTGAGAGCTAGGCCCAGGCCTGCGGGCAAGGCGACGTGGCTGGGGTGCCCTTCCTGGTCCAGGCTAGACCCCCGACAGGATGGGCCCGAGTCCTGGATGCTTAGTCAGGCGACTCGGGGGTCGCCCCTTTGGGGGGAACTGTGGACTTAACAGCAGGGACCCCCGACCTGCACCCACACCCCTGCAGGGGAGAGCCCTGGGTACCCTCACCTGTGAGCACCCCAGCCGTCAGGTACAACTCCAGGAGGCGCGAGGCAAAGGAAGCCAGAATCATGCCTGCTGAAGCCAGCAGTCCACCAGCCAGCATCACCGGGCGACAGCCGAAGCGCGTCACGAGGATGCTGGACAAGGGGCCTGTGGGCAGCACAGAGTCACCGTCCAGGTTGGACCAatctcccctccaaaaaaatgTGCCAGGCCTTGGACCTCTGAGGTCTGAAAGACCTTGAAGGAGTGGTTACCCCTCACTCCTCATCCCCTTCAGAAGCAGAGGACAGTGACTGGTTAAGGTCACACAGCTTGACTAGTTTggcagggtgtatgtgtgtgtgtgggggggctgtgTTGTAGCCACTCATCCTTTACCCCTCATGAGAACACACAAAATAGGAAGGATGATGTCTACTCTTCATTCTTTGGGTGTCTCCAGGCTGTCAACCTCCTGAAAGCTCCCACCCACTCAACCACCAAAACTCCAGCCAGTATTAAGGCAGTAGGGAACTGCAATGCTTCTCCAGGGTAAGGTAGCCCAGTGTAGGTCTGTTGGCAGGAATggacccccacccctcccagggCAGCAACAGGAGTGTGGCTCCATTTGGGTCTATGTGCCCTGCCCACTTGTTCCTAGGGCTGGGGCTTCCCCAATCTAGCCAGGGGGGTGGCAGAGCCTCTCTAGGCTCCAGATTCCCAACCACAGGAGGAGCCTAGGAGGTGGCGTCTGGGGGCAGTGCTGACCCGTGCCGTAGAGCATGGCCAACATGATGGAGGACACCCAGGCTGTGTCACTGTAACCTGCCCCAAAGTCACGCTTGAGCTCTCGGAAGAAGACGCTCACAGCCTTAGGGAAGCCATAGGCGAAGCCGGTGACCACGAAGCAGGCGCCCAGCACCACCCAGCCCCAGCCACCATCCGGAGGGCCAGCACCCCGCCTTGGGCCACCAGCACCCATTGCTTCTGATTctgctggggaagagggggacaaAAGACAGTATGGTTGGGTGCTGTAGGGGAGCAAAGAGAAACAGCCCAGGACACCCACTGAACCCTTTCATAGAGCCAGCAAACTAGGAAGGTCACCCCAAGTCTTGCCACCTTCCTGCAAAGGCCTGTGAAGGGTGAATGGAGACTTGACTTCGGGGGCTCCTTTCCTCCGGGGATCTagggacagcagaggcagaggtgtaGTGAGTGCCAGAGGCCAGCAGCTACTGTGGCCCCCAAGTGTGCTTCACTAGTTAGGTCTTTCCTAGGACCAGGGACAACTGCGATTAAAGCAGCAGGGAATACACAGGGATACAGTTGCCTTGTCCTAGCCTACTTTAGTCCATTTTGAAAGCAGTTTTGGAAGGGAGTTTGCCCTGTAACTTGGACAAGTCTTCTCTCCtggctgagcctcagtttccccacttaATATCGAGCGCTTTGTACTCCAGCCTGAAACCTTGGGGAAGATCATGTGGTCTCAACCCCATGGGGAGGTGGGAACCTTGCaagaggctcagagagagagagagagagagacaaagagacagagagagagagacagagagacctgaGCCCAGCAGTTCCCAACCTAGGcctaccatccctaggcaggggGCTTCTAAGTCTTACTACACCCCCCACAGGTGGGGAGGGCGAAAGCCCTAAACCTCTCCCCAGGGACACCTAGGACACTGCCCTCTCCCAGTTCCAGGTTCTGACTGTCCTTGCtgcccccatccctcctcccaccGCATGACTGTGAACACAGGAACTAGAAGCTGGTCCCTGGCAGCCCTCACCACACACTCACCTGGACCTGACTGGATTTAGGGTTCAGCCTCACATCTCCTGAGGCCTGCGGGAGGGACAGCCTCTAGCTCCGACAGAGTGTGTCCAACAGCCTTGGCAATGGTGGCTGCACTCCTGCTGACAACTCCTTCCCCAAGCCTGGCTGGGGCTTAGAGTCCCCTCATCCCACCCCTGCTAAGCAGCTTTTACCCCAGGAAGGGAACTGGCACAAGTGCCCATGAGTCAGCAGGGCTGACACAGTGGGACCAGGGACAAGGAGACACCTCCAACCCCCTGGATCCCACTGGGGCACAAAACCTTGCCTTGGCGGAGGGGTCATAATCTCTGGATGGGAGCACTGGTTTTCGGGGGAAATGAGGCTGTCAAGTCACTTCAGTGCACtcttgcccacccccacccccacctcccttcacCTCCCTTCACATTCCAGAAGGGGCTCCTGGCTTCCCTTGGATAAGGCTAATCCAGGCCTGAGCCTGACTGTTGAGGGGGTGGCCAGAACAAAGGGTGCTGTGTCCTAGGCCAGCTACAGGCACCATTTCTTGGGGTACCATTTAGAGATGGGGGGATGAGGGTGAAGGCCTTAATGTAACCTTAAAGACTGCTCAAAAAAGGAGGTCCTAAGGTCCTGGCCTGAGATTCCCTTCTCcaagggtgtcttagtcagggtttctattcacaaaaccacacagtataaaaccagccagtacaactgatcccttgtcaacttggcacacaaatacatcactattAAACCTTAACCCTGGGCCCTCAACACCATCATCCCCTCGCCGCTGCGACCTCCAAGCcgcccacccccttccccctcctagACCTGCAGCAGTGCCAGCCTGGGCATGAGCGCTTGCCCGTGTGCGCACGCCTGGCTCGGACCCGCCCCTGTGCTCCCTGCAGGAACATGACAGGGTCAGTGGCTGACAGCAACACTGTGGTGAAACTTGATGTCAGACCCTTAAACAACTTCCTGGGTTCTCCAGTTCAAGCCATCGTGTACTTCCCACGACTGATAATTCCATTTTGTGGGCACATTAAAGGTGGCACAAGACCACGCAAGAAGGTATTAGTGATGGGCATCATAGATCTTAACCCCGAAAGCTATGCTGTCGGCTTGACCCGTGGTGACCCTGAAGATCCTCCTGCTGATGTGGTGATTAAACTCAAAGTTGTGTTCCTTAGAAACTCTTGTATCTCAGGAGAAAGAGGCGAAGAACAGTTGTCACCTTACTTTCCATTCGTCCCAGACCAGCCATTCAGGGTGAGATTCTTTACCAGCACCCACGATTCAGAGTGTTTGTGGATGGGCAccaactttttgatttttttatcatCGTATTCAAACACTATCTGCAATTGACACCATAAAGATCAACGGGGACCTCCAGATCACCAAACTTGGCTGATATTTAAAGCACTTCTATTTCAAATGTGATCGATCAGTTGACACAACTCCA is a window from the Mus pahari chromosome 17, PAHARI_EIJ_v1.1, whole genome shotgun sequence genome containing:
- the Slc16a8 gene encoding monocarboxylate transporter 3 is translated as MGAGGPRRGAGPPDGGWGWVVLGACFVVTGFAYGFPKAVSVFFRELKRDFGAGYSDTAWVSSIMLAMLYGTGPLSSILVTRFGCRPVMLAGGLLASAGMILASFASRLLELYLTAGVLTGLGLALNFQPSLIMLGLYFERRRPLANGLAAAGSPVFLSMLSPLGQLLGERFGWRGGFLLFGGLLLHCCACGAVMRPPPGSLPRQNPALPGGPARRRRLLDVAVCTDRAFVVYVVTKFLMALGLFVPAILLVNYAKDAGVPDTEAAFLLSIVGFVDIVARPACGALAGLGRLRPHIPYLFSLALLANGLTDLISARARSYGTLVAFCIAFGLSYGMVGALQFEVLMATVGAPRFPSALGLVLLVEAVAVLIGPPSAGRLVDALKNYEIIFYLAGSEVALAGVFMAVTTYCCLRCSKDISSGPSVEGGTSDMEDVEAERDSEPMPASTEEPGGLEALEVLSPRAGSPEPEEAVPELGHQSIGGHEARGQKA